The following are encoded together in the Mesoterricola sediminis genome:
- the creB gene encoding two-component system response regulator CreB, translating into MGQPILIVDDEPAIADTLIYALRTEGFEPAWCDLGSRAITAVEASEPALVILDVGLPDLSGFEVCRRIRRFSEVPILFLTARDGEVDRVVGLELGADDYVTKPFSPREVTARVRTILRRTRPAPPPAGFRIDAAARKAHYAGRLLDLTRFEFDLLRTLVARPGRVFTRTELMETVWAGAEDTQERTVDTHVKTLRAKLRAAAPEADPIQTHRGVGYSVDGP; encoded by the coding sequence ATGGGCCAGCCGATCCTGATCGTCGATGATGAGCCGGCGATCGCCGATACCCTGATCTACGCCCTCCGCACCGAGGGCTTCGAGCCTGCGTGGTGCGACCTGGGAAGCCGCGCGATCACGGCCGTGGAGGCCTCCGAACCCGCCCTGGTGATCCTGGACGTGGGCCTGCCGGACCTGTCGGGCTTCGAGGTGTGCCGGCGGATCCGCCGGTTCTCGGAGGTCCCCATCCTGTTCCTGACGGCCCGGGACGGGGAGGTCGACCGGGTCGTGGGCCTGGAACTGGGCGCGGACGACTACGTCACCAAGCCCTTCAGTCCCCGGGAAGTCACCGCCCGGGTCCGGACCATCCTGCGCCGGACCCGCCCCGCGCCGCCCCCCGCCGGCTTCCGCATCGACGCCGCGGCCCGCAAGGCCCACTACGCCGGCCGGCTCCTGGACCTGACCCGGTTCGAGTTCGACCTGCTGCGGACCCTCGTGGCCCGGCCCGGGCGGGTCTTCACCCGCACCGAACTCATGGAGACCGTCTGGGCCGGGGCCGAGGACACCCAGGAGCGGACCGTGGACACCCACGTCAAGACCCTCCGGGCCAAGCTCCGCGCTGCGGCCCCCGAGGCCGACCCCATCCAGACCCACCGCGGCGTCGGCTACAGCGTGGATGGCCCGTGA
- the creC gene encoding two-component system sensor histidine kinase CreC translates to MRLGIRLLLGVFLIAGLSAWFVLSIFSKEVKPGVRQGMEVALVDTANLLAEFAAEDLAAGRIERGRLAEAVARYRTRQVRASIWGLTKARMDFQVYVTDGAGIVRYDSEGAAVGRDYSRWTDVGRTLQGAYGARATRMDPADPRTSAMYVGAPVLRDGRVLGVLTVISPTASVQPYARRSEHRIRSAGLVLLGASLFIGAVLTWWLTRDVARLRSYARTAGSGGRTPLPALGSPELRELGEALESMRTRLDGRAYVERYVHTLTHEMKSPLSAIRGAAELLREPLPEADRARFADNVLEQARRMRALVDRMLALAELQHRQGLHNPAQVDLRDLAERAAAARRPQAEARGLGLRVVGEGAAPVRGEAFLLEQAVGNLVDNALSFAPAGSQVVLAVERRPGSVRITVRDAGPGLPDFALDKVFTPFFSLARPDGATRGTGLGLCFVREIAELHGGSAALVNAPGGGALATLALPATSAPGTAGD, encoded by the coding sequence GTGAGACTTGGCATCCGGCTCCTGCTCGGCGTCTTCCTCATCGCGGGCCTTTCAGCCTGGTTCGTCCTGTCCATCTTCTCCAAGGAGGTCAAGCCCGGCGTGCGCCAGGGCATGGAGGTGGCCCTGGTGGACACCGCCAACCTCCTGGCCGAGTTCGCCGCCGAGGACCTCGCCGCCGGACGCATCGAGCGGGGGCGCCTGGCCGAAGCCGTCGCCCGGTACCGCACGCGCCAGGTGCGCGCGAGCATCTGGGGCCTGACCAAGGCGCGCATGGACTTCCAGGTGTACGTCACCGACGGCGCCGGCATCGTGCGCTACGACAGCGAGGGCGCGGCGGTGGGACGGGACTATTCGCGGTGGACGGACGTGGGCCGCACCCTCCAGGGGGCCTACGGGGCCAGGGCCACCCGTATGGATCCCGCCGACCCGCGCACCTCGGCGATGTACGTGGGCGCGCCCGTCCTCCGGGATGGGCGCGTCCTCGGGGTCCTGACCGTCATCTCCCCCACCGCCAGCGTCCAGCCCTACGCACGTCGCAGCGAACACCGCATCCGGTCCGCGGGGCTGGTCCTCCTCGGCGCGTCCCTGTTCATCGGGGCGGTCCTCACCTGGTGGCTCACCCGCGACGTGGCCCGGCTGCGGTCCTATGCCAGGACCGCCGGCTCCGGAGGCCGGACACCCCTCCCGGCCCTGGGCTCGCCCGAACTGCGGGAACTGGGCGAGGCCCTGGAGTCGATGCGCACCCGCCTCGATGGCCGCGCCTACGTTGAGCGCTACGTCCACACCCTCACCCACGAGATGAAGAGCCCCCTGTCGGCCATCCGCGGCGCCGCGGAACTGCTCAGGGAGCCCCTCCCCGAGGCGGATCGCGCGCGGTTCGCCGACAACGTCCTGGAACAGGCCCGGCGCATGCGCGCCCTGGTGGACCGGATGCTGGCCCTGGCCGAGCTCCAGCACCGCCAGGGGCTCCACAATCCGGCGCAGGTGGATCTCCGCGACCTCGCGGAACGCGCGGCCGCCGCCCGCCGTCCCCAGGCCGAGGCCCGGGGCCTCGGGCTCCGGGTGGTGGGGGAGGGTGCTGCGCCGGTGCGGGGCGAGGCCTTCCTGCTGGAGCAGGCGGTGGGGAACCTGGTGGACAACGCCCTGTCCTTCGCACCGGCCGGATCCCAGGTGGTCCTGGCCGTGGAGCGCCGGCCGGGCAGCGTCCGGATCACCGTCCGGGACGCGGGCCCCGGGCTGCCGGACTTCGCCCTCGACAAGGTCTTCACGCCCTTCTTCTCCCTGGCGCGCCCCGACGGCGCCACCCGCGGCACGGGCCTCGGCCTCTGCTTCGTGCGCGAGATCGCCGAGCTCCACGGCGGCAGCGCGGCCCTCGTCAACGCCCCCGGGGGCGGCGCCCTCGCGACCCTCGCCCTGCCCGCCACCTCCGCCCCCGGAACCGCCGGCGACTGA
- the creD gene encoding cell envelope integrity protein CreD has translation MRMSFPLKLLAVVGLALLLFVPLAMTQGLVEVRNTRQIETENQVARLTARPQVLVGPLLVVPFTLEARRLQRNDPAGPAQEVWEEERGEKVFVPASLDLAGDIRIEARRRGLYRTQVFRLAGPLKGRFEVPAQAGLQGARNLRLGLPFLALGIEDPRGILNHMVLRTGGGERPFLPGTGLAHPGSGVHAQVPGLDLAAGAAFAFEIPLELVGTRSLKIAPVAEETQVRLAGTWPAPSFEGGFAPLDRTWSGDGFTARWKIPFLSRDQASLLHGGPGAEAQYFGVAFLDPVNIYLQSERAVKYGFLFVLLTFGAFLLREMVRALPIHPFQYFLVGASLAVFFLLLLGLAEHLGFPLAYATATAANLALLATYLTAVLGSRKEAFAFTAGLGLLYAALYGLLASEDNALLLGSLLVFALLAAVMLGTRRMTWLKPGTPTEEG, from the coding sequence ATGCGCATGTCCTTCCCCCTCAAGCTCCTGGCCGTCGTCGGCCTCGCCCTGCTCCTCTTCGTCCCCCTCGCCATGACCCAGGGCCTCGTGGAAGTCCGCAATACCCGCCAGATCGAGACGGAGAACCAGGTGGCCCGGCTCACGGCGCGACCCCAGGTCCTGGTGGGCCCCCTCCTCGTGGTCCCCTTCACCCTGGAGGCCCGCCGCCTCCAGCGCAACGACCCGGCCGGCCCCGCCCAGGAGGTGTGGGAGGAGGAGCGCGGCGAGAAGGTCTTCGTGCCCGCCTCCCTCGACTTGGCCGGGGACATCCGCATCGAGGCGCGCCGGCGCGGCTTGTACCGGACCCAGGTCTTCCGCCTCGCGGGCCCGCTCAAGGGGCGGTTCGAGGTGCCCGCGCAGGCGGGGCTCCAGGGCGCGCGCAATCTCCGGCTGGGCCTCCCCTTCCTCGCGCTCGGCATCGAGGACCCCCGCGGGATCCTCAACCACATGGTCCTGCGCACCGGCGGTGGGGAGCGCCCCTTCCTCCCGGGCACCGGCCTGGCCCACCCCGGATCCGGCGTCCACGCCCAGGTCCCCGGCCTGGACCTGGCGGCCGGCGCCGCCTTCGCCTTCGAGATCCCCCTGGAACTCGTGGGCACCCGCAGCCTGAAGATCGCCCCCGTGGCCGAGGAGACCCAGGTCCGGCTTGCGGGGACCTGGCCCGCCCCCAGCTTCGAGGGCGGCTTCGCGCCCCTGGACCGGACCTGGTCCGGCGATGGCTTCACGGCCCGGTGGAAGATTCCCTTCCTCAGCCGGGACCAGGCCTCCCTCCTCCATGGCGGCCCCGGCGCGGAGGCCCAGTACTTCGGCGTGGCCTTCCTCGACCCGGTGAACATCTACCTCCAGTCCGAGCGCGCGGTGAAATACGGCTTCCTCTTCGTCCTGCTCACCTTTGGCGCCTTCCTGCTCCGGGAGATGGTACGCGCCCTCCCCATCCACCCTTTCCAGTACTTCCTGGTCGGGGCCTCCCTCGCCGTGTTCTTCCTCCTCCTCCTGGGCCTGGCCGAGCACCTCGGTTTCCCCCTGGCCTACGCGACGGCCACCGCCGCCAACCTGGCCCTGCTCGCCACCTACCTGACCGCCGTACTCGGCAGCCGCAAGGAGGCCTTCGCCTTCACCGCCGGCCTGGGCCTCCTGTACGCCGCCCTCTACGGCCTGCTGGCCTCCGAGGACAATGCCCTGCTCCTGGGCTCCCTCCTGGTCTTCGCCCTGCTCGCCGCCGTCATGCTGGGAACCCGGCGCATGACCTGGCTGAAGCCCGGCACCCCCACCGAGGAGGGCTGA
- a CDS encoding M23 family metallopeptidase, with protein MSLAAALCLLPCLAAPAPPQVHAEAVRVPQGGVVLLRTRTPGALTARLDDKVHPFFPVPGGGQAVMVPVPWNSPLGAREVTVEGGAGGPVRVPFTATPCQGPTITVKVPPSTAKLSEADQARAAREREDFLAVYASPEEGRAWTAPFLQPGGGRVTCGFGTTRRFNGEVQSVHRGLDLRAPSGTPVRAAAPGRVRLAKDVFFGGNLIILDHGAGLFTIYAHLSRMAVKAGDEVRAGDRLGLSGATGRVSGPHLHWGASIAGVDVDPLLVRKAMASLAGAQEPAARRGHRARGSATPPRKR; from the coding sequence ATGTCCCTCGCCGCCGCCCTGTGTCTGCTTCCCTGTCTTGCCGCTCCGGCCCCGCCCCAGGTCCACGCCGAGGCGGTCCGGGTGCCCCAGGGGGGCGTGGTGCTCCTCCGGACCCGGACGCCGGGGGCCCTCACCGCCCGCTTGGACGATAAGGTCCACCCCTTCTTCCCCGTCCCCGGGGGCGGCCAGGCGGTGATGGTGCCCGTGCCCTGGAACAGCCCCCTCGGCGCCCGGGAGGTGACCGTCGAGGGCGGGGCCGGGGGGCCGGTCCGGGTGCCCTTCACCGCCACCCCCTGCCAAGGGCCCACGATCACCGTGAAGGTCCCCCCCTCCACCGCGAAGCTGAGCGAGGCGGACCAGGCCCGGGCGGCGCGGGAGCGCGAGGACTTCCTGGCCGTGTACGCCTCGCCGGAGGAGGGGCGGGCCTGGACGGCGCCCTTCCTCCAGCCCGGGGGCGGCCGGGTCACCTGCGGGTTCGGGACGACGCGGCGGTTCAACGGCGAGGTCCAGAGCGTGCATCGCGGCCTGGACCTGCGGGCCCCCTCGGGAACCCCCGTGCGGGCGGCGGCCCCGGGCCGGGTGCGGCTGGCCAAGGACGTCTTCTTCGGGGGCAACCTCATCATCCTCGACCACGGCGCGGGCCTCTTCACCATCTACGCCCACCTGAGCAGGATGGCCGTGAAGGCGGGCGATGAGGTCCGGGCCGGGGACCGCCTGGGGCTCAGCGGCGCCACGGGGCGCGTGAGCGGGCCCCACCTCCACTGGGGCGCCAGCATCGCGGGGGTGGACGTGGATCCCCTGCTGGTGCGCAAGGCCATGGCCTCCCTCGCCGGCGCCCAGGAGCCCGCGGCCCGGCGCGGGCACCGGGCCCGCGGGTCGGCCACCCCGCCCCGGAAGCGATAG
- a CDS encoding TerC family protein, producing the protein MWAGFLAFVFAMLALDLGVFHRKAHRVGLREAAVWSAVWVACALVFGALLWKGFGPQKGMEFLAGYLIEKALSVDNIFVFVLIFGAFSVPDAYQHRVLFWGILGALAMRAAFVGLGAALLAKFHAVLYVFGGFLLITGIKMLLAKDLAFDPRANPVYRLFSRLVPATDRYEGPAFTIVKDGRRLATPLLLVLVAVEVTDVVFAVDSVPAIFAVTPDPFIVFTSNIFAILGLRSLYFLLAGVVGRFHLLKAGLSLVLAFVGLKMLAADLVKVPVAASLGIIVLLVGGSIAASLVWPARKPDPAA; encoded by the coding sequence ATGTGGGCCGGATTCCTGGCCTTCGTGTTCGCGATGCTCGCCCTCGACCTGGGCGTCTTCCACCGGAAGGCGCACCGGGTCGGGCTGCGCGAGGCCGCGGTGTGGAGCGCCGTCTGGGTGGCCTGCGCCCTGGTCTTCGGCGCCCTCCTCTGGAAGGGGTTCGGACCCCAGAAGGGCATGGAGTTCCTGGCGGGCTACCTCATCGAGAAGGCCCTGAGCGTGGACAACATCTTCGTGTTCGTCCTGATCTTCGGGGCCTTCTCGGTGCCCGACGCCTACCAGCACCGGGTGCTCTTCTGGGGCATCCTGGGAGCCCTGGCGATGCGCGCCGCGTTCGTGGGCCTGGGGGCGGCCCTGCTGGCGAAGTTCCACGCCGTGCTCTACGTCTTCGGCGGATTCCTGCTGATCACGGGCATCAAGATGCTCCTGGCCAAGGACCTGGCCTTCGATCCCAGGGCCAATCCCGTCTACCGGCTCTTCAGCCGCCTCGTCCCGGCCACGGACCGGTACGAGGGCCCGGCCTTCACCATCGTCAAGGATGGGCGGCGCCTGGCGACGCCCCTGCTCCTGGTGCTCGTGGCCGTCGAGGTCACCGACGTCGTCTTCGCCGTGGACAGCGTGCCCGCCATCTTCGCGGTGACGCCCGATCCCTTCATCGTGTTCACCAGCAACATCTTCGCGATCCTCGGCCTGCGGAGCCTCTACTTCCTCCTGGCCGGCGTGGTGGGGCGCTTCCACCTGCTGAAGGCGGGCCTGAGCCTGGTCCTCGCCTTCGTCGGCCTCAAGATGCTGGCCGCCGACCTGGTGAAGGTGCCCGTGGCCGCGAGCCTGGGCATCATCGTCCTCCTCGTGGGCGGCTCCATCGCGGCGAGCCTGGTGTGGCCGGCCCGGAAACCGGATCCGGCGGCCTGA
- a CDS encoding zinc metalloprotease HtpX: MNQLKTALLLCAATAILLAAGAAMGRSWLIGATVLAFAMNLGAYFWSDRLVLRLQRARVLTVMEAPQLHLDVAELAGRMGIPTPKVYVIPDAALNAFATGRNPEHGAVAFTEGILRSLSRRELRGVIAHELSHVRNRDILVATVAAGLAGAVGLLASALQWGALLGFGHDRDGEGGSPLGALLFAIVAPIGATLVQMGISRSREFMADAGAARATGDPEGLALALERLTRANHVIEPGPTAEPASASLMIASPFSGDGMMSWFSTHPPVAERVRRLRGMDPASLRRAS, translated from the coding sequence ATGAACCAGCTCAAGACCGCCCTCCTCCTCTGCGCCGCCACCGCCATCCTGCTGGCGGCCGGCGCGGCCATGGGCCGCAGCTGGCTCATCGGGGCCACGGTGCTCGCCTTCGCCATGAACCTCGGCGCCTACTTCTGGAGCGACCGCCTCGTGCTGCGGCTCCAGCGCGCCCGGGTCCTGACGGTGATGGAGGCTCCGCAGCTCCACCTGGACGTGGCCGAGCTGGCCGGCCGGATGGGGATCCCCACGCCGAAGGTGTACGTGATCCCCGACGCGGCGTTGAACGCCTTCGCCACGGGGCGCAATCCGGAGCACGGCGCGGTGGCCTTCACCGAGGGCATCCTCCGCAGCCTCTCCCGGCGCGAGCTGAGGGGCGTCATCGCCCACGAGCTCAGCCACGTCAGGAACCGGGACATCCTCGTCGCGACGGTCGCCGCGGGCCTCGCGGGGGCGGTGGGGCTGCTGGCCAGCGCCCTCCAGTGGGGGGCGCTGCTGGGCTTCGGCCACGACCGCGACGGGGAGGGCGGAAGCCCCCTGGGGGCCCTCCTCTTCGCCATCGTGGCCCCCATCGGCGCGACCCTCGTGCAGATGGGCATCTCCCGGTCCCGGGAGTTCATGGCCGACGCGGGCGCCGCCCGGGCCACGGGCGATCCGGAAGGCCTGGCCCTGGCCCTGGAGCGCCTCACCCGGGCCAACCACGTCATCGAGCCCGGCCCCACCGCGGAGCCGGCCTCCGCGAGCCTCATGATCGCCTCGCCCTTCTCGGGCGATGGCATGATGTCCTGGTTCAGCACCCACCCGCCGGTCGCCGAGCGCGTCCGGCGCCTGCGGGGCATGGACCCCGCGTCCCTCCGGCGGGCCTCGTGA
- a CDS encoding LysR family transcriptional regulator — protein sequence MDWLNYHHLLYFWTVAREGSVTAAARTLNLSQPALSTQIRALEESLGERLFEKAGRGLRLTGAGQVAFRYADEIFTLGREFRQALKGRPTGRALRLVVGVSDVLPKLMVQRLLRPALRLGEPLHLTCREGTLPLLLEALQAHEVDIVLSDVPCTPVTGPRAFNHLLGECGVELFGSPDLVARHPGPFPEALNGAPFLLPSEGHALRRGLDTWFERRGLHPVISGEFDDSALLMTFGEEGLGFLAAHAAISGEVARAHGLVGLGPMDGLKGRIYAVSAERRLVHPAVLAVLEAAKAEIFL from the coding sequence GTGGACTGGCTCAACTACCACCATCTCCTCTATTTCTGGACCGTGGCCCGGGAGGGCTCCGTCACCGCGGCGGCCCGGACCCTGAACCTGTCCCAACCCGCCCTCAGCACCCAGATCCGCGCGCTGGAGGAGAGCCTGGGCGAACGGCTCTTCGAGAAGGCCGGCCGGGGGCTCCGCCTCACCGGAGCCGGCCAGGTGGCCTTCCGGTACGCGGACGAGATCTTCACCCTGGGCCGGGAGTTCCGCCAGGCCCTCAAGGGGCGGCCCACGGGCCGGGCCCTCCGCCTGGTGGTGGGGGTCTCCGACGTGCTGCCCAAGCTGATGGTCCAGCGCCTCCTGCGCCCCGCCCTCCGCCTCGGCGAGCCCCTCCACCTCACCTGCCGCGAGGGCACCCTGCCCCTCCTCCTGGAGGCCCTCCAGGCCCACGAGGTGGACATCGTGCTCTCCGACGTGCCCTGCACGCCCGTGACCGGCCCCCGCGCCTTCAACCATCTGCTGGGCGAGTGCGGGGTGGAGCTCTTCGGCTCGCCGGACCTGGTGGCGCGCCATCCGGGCCCCTTCCCCGAGGCCCTGAACGGCGCGCCCTTCCTCCTGCCCTCCGAGGGCCACGCCCTGCGGCGCGGCCTGGACACCTGGTTCGAGCGCCGGGGCCTCCACCCCGTCATCTCGGGCGAGTTCGACGACAGCGCCCTGCTGATGACGTTCGGGGAGGAGGGCCTCGGCTTCCTCGCGGCCCACGCCGCCATCTCCGGCGAGGTGGCCCGGGCCCACGGCCTGGTGGGCCTGGGCCCCATGGACGGCCTCAAGGGCCGCATCTACGCCGTCTCCGCCGAGCGCCGCCTCGTCCACCCCGCCGTCCTGGCCGTGCTGGAGGCCGCGAAGGCCGAGATCTTCCTCTAG
- a CDS encoding TonB-dependent siderophore receptor: MRFAMLRYRFATPPRSTLLTGLLFSGLAHAEPPAPETTLPAVKVTAKAAKDAKEAKEKEAPSEDTGAYVVARSASGTGLDLPLRETPQPVTVLTHAQLEDFRLSSAIDALDAVTGVQVERVETDRTYFTARGFDITNFQFDGVGAGFANGNLLGDLDLAPFDRIEVVRGANGLVSATGYPSATVNFIRKRPTRELQASATLGAGSWDRGRADVDISGSLGWDGAVRGRFVGAGETGHSYLDRLASRKHLLYGVVEADLGAATTFTAGFTFQRKDTDGGLWGALPLLHTDGTPTHYARSTSTAADWVRWDNRETTLFAELAHDLGGGWSVKGTWTRRRQESDDKLFYVYGTPDPVTGLGLYAYPSLYAGTTTQDLAEGSLRGTFSLFGRTHQVVVGAQYAHGLLEDQSHYGRGIGTPLPDLAVWDGRYPEPVFDASVAGSRVVDARGTGFAAARLNLAEGVNLLLGAAHTSQSTAGLAYGVDRMRKDSATTPYAGLTWDVAPAHTLYASCAEIFNPQSEMDRSQRRLDPVKGRSVEAGLKSAWLGQRLQTSVSLFRATQRNLAESDGYVGIQAVYKGVDTTAKGLELEASGDLTRDLQVHAGATFLSLEDGDGRDARTYVPRRLAQAGATWRLPFLPKAKTGLAVTWKSDMRREEGPGMTIRQRAYALVNLMARYDFTSALSASVNVENVTNEKYLTSLYWSQAFYGAPTNVRVSVSWKY; encoded by the coding sequence ATGAGGTTCGCCATGCTGCGCTACCGCTTCGCCACCCCTCCCCGCTCCACCCTGCTGACCGGCCTCCTCTTCTCGGGCCTGGCCCACGCCGAGCCCCCCGCGCCGGAGACCACGCTGCCCGCGGTGAAGGTCACCGCCAAGGCCGCCAAGGACGCCAAGGAGGCCAAGGAGAAGGAGGCTCCCTCGGAGGACACCGGGGCCTACGTGGTCGCCCGGAGCGCGTCCGGGACCGGCCTCGACCTCCCCCTGCGGGAGACCCCCCAGCCGGTGACCGTGCTCACCCACGCCCAGCTGGAGGACTTCCGCCTGTCCTCGGCCATCGACGCCCTGGACGCCGTGACCGGGGTCCAGGTGGAGCGGGTGGAGACGGACCGAACCTACTTCACGGCCCGGGGCTTCGACATCACCAACTTCCAGTTCGACGGCGTGGGCGCGGGCTTCGCCAACGGCAACCTCCTGGGCGACTTGGACCTGGCGCCCTTCGACCGCATCGAGGTGGTGCGCGGCGCCAACGGCCTCGTCTCCGCCACGGGCTATCCCTCCGCCACCGTGAATTTCATCCGGAAGCGCCCCACCCGCGAACTGCAGGCCTCGGCGACCCTTGGCGCCGGCTCCTGGGACCGGGGCCGCGCCGACGTGGACATCTCCGGCAGCCTGGGCTGGGACGGCGCGGTGCGCGGCCGCTTCGTGGGCGCGGGCGAGACCGGCCATTCGTACCTGGACCGGCTCGCCTCCCGGAAGCACCTCCTCTACGGCGTGGTGGAGGCGGATCTGGGCGCCGCGACCACGTTCACCGCGGGCTTCACCTTCCAGCGGAAGGACACGGACGGCGGCCTCTGGGGCGCCCTGCCGCTTCTCCACACCGACGGCACGCCCACGCACTACGCGCGTTCCACCAGCACCGCGGCGGACTGGGTCCGCTGGGACAACCGCGAGACCACCCTCTTCGCGGAGCTGGCCCACGACCTGGGCGGCGGCTGGTCCGTGAAGGGCACCTGGACCCGCCGGCGCCAGGAGAGCGACGACAAGCTCTTCTACGTCTACGGCACCCCGGACCCGGTCACCGGCCTGGGCCTCTACGCCTACCCCTCCCTCTACGCCGGCACCACCACCCAGGACCTGGCCGAAGGCAGCCTGCGCGGGACCTTCAGTCTCTTCGGGCGCACCCACCAGGTGGTCGTCGGGGCCCAGTACGCCCACGGCCTGCTCGAGGACCAGTCCCACTACGGGCGGGGCATCGGCACGCCCCTTCCCGACCTGGCGGTCTGGGACGGCCGGTACCCCGAACCCGTCTTCGACGCCTCCGTGGCGGGGAGCCGGGTCGTGGACGCCCGGGGGACCGGGTTCGCCGCCGCGCGCCTGAACCTGGCCGAAGGGGTGAACCTGCTCCTGGGCGCCGCCCACACCTCCCAGAGCACCGCCGGACTCGCGTACGGCGTGGACCGCATGCGCAAGGACTCCGCCACCACCCCCTACGCGGGCCTGACCTGGGACGTCGCGCCCGCCCACACCCTCTACGCCAGCTGCGCCGAGATCTTCAACCCGCAGTCGGAGATGGACCGCTCCCAGCGGCGGCTGGACCCGGTGAAGGGACGCAGCGTCGAGGCGGGCCTCAAGAGCGCCTGGCTCGGGCAGCGCCTCCAGACCAGCGTCTCCCTCTTCCGTGCCACCCAGCGCAACCTCGCCGAGTCGGACGGCTACGTGGGGATCCAGGCGGTCTACAAGGGCGTCGACACCACGGCCAAGGGCCTGGAGCTGGAGGCCAGCGGCGACCTGACCCGCGACCTCCAGGTGCACGCCGGCGCCACCTTCCTCTCCCTCGAGGACGGGGACGGCCGGGACGCCCGCACCTACGTGCCGCGCCGGCTCGCGCAGGCCGGGGCCACCTGGCGCCTGCCCTTCCTCCCCAAGGCCAAGACCGGCCTGGCGGTGACCTGGAAGAGCGACATGCGGCGCGAGGAGGGGCCCGGGATGACCATCCGCCAGCGCGCCTACGCCCTGGTCAACCTCATGGCCCGCTACGACTTCACTTCGGCCCTGAGCGCCTCGGTCAACGTCGAGAACGTCACCAACGAGAAGTACCTGACGAGCCTCTACTGGTCCCAGGCCTTCTACGGGGCCCCGACCAACGTCCGGGTTTCCGTGAGCTGGAAGTACTGA
- a CDS encoding PepSY-associated TM helix domain-containing protein, translated as MSDPLRQRAARALHTWAGLACALVLFVVFCAGALTVFGKELDRWGAGETRPAAQADPAALEAAAAEIQRRHPELKGAFSLAVPGELGPDPVAYWQDPATGDWVFGSAGDLASGRPAAARGGLGTFFNELHHEFGLGRAGALLLGGVCLLYALALLTGAILHLPRGRRALSVAWKAPARRTWGDTHGALGLAALPLHGIFAVTGALFSLFLVLVATYDATVYRGQLAPRLDAILGTAAPAASGRPGSPLPLARLLEAASAAAPGFEPRFLRFVHAGDAAATLQILGHRPGGVAPFGQLAVAMDTGTVTDVQVPGRRDGNHALLSTLYGLHFGDFGGRTVQAAWFTFGVAGALAFLAGMGVAVEARWKRRPRQAQLMARLTVGVCGGALAGLAACFPAARLGAASLGWVFWPCLLGGVLWAGLGPLRRSLRGLAWATAAGALAIPLLSLSTHPVLAVLGAAAGALFLVLGARLPRHARNAWA; from the coding sequence ATGAGCGACCCCCTCCGCCAGCGGGCCGCCCGCGCCCTCCACACCTGGGCGGGCCTGGCCTGCGCCCTGGTGCTCTTCGTCGTCTTCTGCGCCGGCGCCCTGACGGTCTTCGGGAAGGAGCTGGACCGCTGGGGCGCGGGCGAGACCCGGCCCGCGGCCCAGGCCGATCCGGCCGCCCTCGAGGCCGCGGCGGCGGAGATCCAGCGCCGGCACCCGGAGCTCAAGGGCGCCTTCTCCCTCGCGGTGCCCGGGGAGCTGGGTCCCGACCCGGTGGCCTACTGGCAGGATCCGGCCACCGGTGACTGGGTCTTCGGGTCCGCCGGTGACCTGGCCTCGGGCCGCCCCGCCGCGGCGCGGGGAGGCCTCGGCACCTTCTTCAACGAACTGCACCACGAATTCGGCCTCGGCCGCGCAGGGGCCCTCCTCCTGGGCGGGGTCTGCCTCCTCTACGCCCTGGCCCTCCTCACCGGCGCCATCCTGCACCTGCCCAGGGGCCGCCGGGCGCTCTCCGTGGCCTGGAAGGCCCCGGCCCGCCGCACCTGGGGCGACACCCACGGGGCCCTGGGCCTCGCGGCCCTGCCCCTGCACGGGATCTTCGCGGTCACGGGGGCCCTCTTCAGCCTCTTTCTCGTGCTCGTCGCCACCTACGACGCGACGGTGTACCGGGGCCAGCTGGCGCCGAGGCTGGACGCGATCCTGGGCACGGCGGCCCCGGCGGCGTCGGGCCGGCCCGGTTCGCCCCTGCCCCTGGCGCGGCTCCTGGAGGCGGCGTCGGCCGCGGCCCCGGGCTTCGAGCCCCGCTTCCTCCGGTTCGTCCACGCCGGGGACGCGGCGGCGACCCTCCAGATCCTGGGCCACCGCCCCGGCGGCGTCGCGCCCTTCGGCCAGCTGGCCGTGGCAATGGACACCGGGACCGTCACCGATGTGCAGGTGCCGGGGCGCCGCGACGGCAACCACGCCCTCCTGTCCACCCTCTACGGCCTCCACTTCGGCGACTTCGGCGGCCGGACCGTGCAGGCCGCCTGGTTCACCTTCGGGGTGGCCGGCGCCCTGGCCTTCCTCGCCGGAATGGGCGTGGCCGTGGAGGCCCGCTGGAAGCGCCGGCCCCGCCAGGCCCAGCTCATGGCCCGCCTCACGGTGGGGGTGTGCGGGGGGGCCCTGGCCGGACTCGCCGCCTGCTTCCCCGCGGCCCGCCTGGGGGCCGCCAGCCTGGGCTGGGTCTTCTGGCCCTGCCTCCTGGGCGGGGTCCTCTGGGCGGGGCTCGGCCCCCTCCGCCGGAGCCTGCGGGGCCTCGCCTGGGCGACGGCCGCCGGCGCCCTGGCCATTCCCCTCCTCAGCCTGTCCACCCATCCCGTCCTCGCCGTCCTGGGCGCCGCCGCCGGCGCGCTGTTCCTGGTCCTCGGCGCCCGTCTCCCCCGCCATGCCCGGAACGCCTGGGCCTGA